Part of the Camelus bactrianus isolate YW-2024 breed Bactrian camel chromosome 6, ASM4877302v1, whole genome shotgun sequence genome, TCTGAGTTCTTCCCAGTGCTGCCTCTCCCAGCAGTTGGGGGCACCCACTCCCCACTCTGTACAAGCCCTGGCCACAGAGCCCCCAGTCCCTGGGCCCTCAAAAGCCACCGccaccccagccctgaccccaccaCTCAGAAACCCAGCCTCACTTAgcatcctccctcctcctggtGTTTTCCCATCTGTCCCCAGAAGCACTCCAGCTCCCACCCCTTGGAATTCCATGAATCAcccaatctctctccctctctctctctgtttctctctctctctttccctctctctctctctctccctccctctctctctctctctcacacacacatataacccTGCACACCACCCTGGGACACCCCACCCCATGCCTGTCCTGCTCAGACCTGCTGGACCCCAAGCCAAGCCAGGGGCAGAGCTGAGGCCCCAAGCAAGGCTGAGATGACCTCTGTGGGCTCTTTAATCAGAGTTCTTGGGATGGTGGCCATCTGCCAGGGCTGGAGTGTGAATGGCCAGCTGTGGGAAATGGGGTGGGCTCTGAAGgtccctgcagctgctgcctGAATTGACAGGAGTTTCCAGAAAGCCCCTAACCATCGCTGCAGTCAGCCCTCAGATTCCCGATTTGGGCAGCCAGCCTCTTGGCAGTCCCTGGGCACAGGGTGGGGGCAGATGAGGGGGGTGGTGTTTGGGTGGACGCCCTGCAGAAGCAGGGCTGACCTTGTCTGGCAcagtggggtgggtgtggggaatggggatggggtggagcagcaggaagtggggagggcagaCGAGGGCTCCCCACCACAGCTCCCCAAAGCGTCTCAAAAAACGGAAGCAGCTCAGCAGATTCACCCTGCAGCCTCACGCTCCCGCTGACCCATTCCAGAACCACAAAGGAGGCCTGGGACATTTGCAGGGCTGGGCGTGGGGCTGTCCAGGGTGGCCAGGCGCTCACCCTGCAGAGGGGCCTGCAGCCTGTGGCAGGTCCCCAGCAGAGCACCCCCAGCCTCCACCAGAGCAGTgggtcagcagcagcaggaagagcAGGTGCCCCGCCACCCAGCAGGGCCTCTCATCGGTGcccccagctgcagcccctccACCATTCCCCCAGTGACACGCGCACACACCCAGGTCTTCCAGGAGTCCGGGTTTATTGAGGGCATAGAGGTCTACAGGAGAGACCCAGGTGCTTGTGGGGAAGGCCTCCCATCAGCCTGGAGGGGCAGTGGCCCAGCGGGCAGCCAGGGATGGGGTCTCCAAAACCtgtgcagagagagacagagacagagatgagtGCGGGCCCACTGAGTGGTCAGACCTCACACCGGTGggaggtggcggggggggggggcatcctGGCTACTGAGCTGGGCGGGGGTGGAGCAGGGTGGGGTCGGGCGGATGGGGAGCATACTGTACCTGGGTTCACTTGAAAGTGTGACTCTCAGCTCCACCACGCCCAAAGCCTGCGTAGAAAATAGTGGGCAGGTTAGGGGTGGCCAGAGGCTACGGCGCTCTGGGTGGGGGCCTTTGGGAGCATACCTTTGGGTCCGAACATGGCAGCATAGCAGGGGTGGTTGCAATAGGGCTTGCCTTCATGCTGCGGAGAGAAGGGCCATGAGGgcttgtcctcccctccctggagccccagcctccctccaggaCTACCCACCTCGGCGTGACCCCCTGAGGTCAGCGTCTTTCCACATTTCTCACACTTCAGGCAAGGCCGATGCCAATCCTTCCCGAGGGAGGTCACCCGCTCAGCTGCAGAGATACAGACAGCCCCCTCCATGGCGTGAGACCCTGCTCTGAGGACACGTGGCACACCCTCCTGCTCACACACCACCTTCTCCAGGCGCGTCTGTCTGCTCAAGGCCTTGCCCACCCATGCCTGGTGGCCCACCGGAGGTCTCAGACAGCACCTGTGCCCcaagagtggggagggggcaccttTAGTCCCTAGCCAATCCAGCCAAACAAGGAGGGGATGGGCTCTGGGTCAAGGACCGCACCCCTGAGGGCTTGGGTGgggctggaaggggaggagaggggacctAGGGTCAGGACCTCGGCTGGCCTCCGGGTTAAGCCCTCCACCTCCTCACtcgtggcgggggtggggtggtggggccTGCGGGGCGCCCTTCTACGAACCCAAGAAGGAGGACTtcccacttcctccctcccctcccctaggtGGGCTCCAAGGcgcagggcaggaaggaggcgcCTGGGATCTGAGTGCGCCTAGGATGGCGCCCCCGGCGCCGGTTTCCGCGTCTGTTTCTACTTAGTGCTGGGAGGGACGGCCGGAGTCCCGCGTTTCTTCCTACCCCGCGGGGTTCCCGCCCAGGGCGTGCCAGAGAGGAGGCGGAAGAAGGGGATCGGAGGCGGGAGACCCAGAGTCGGGGAGAGGCGGTCATGAGAAgatccagagacagaaagaccCGGAGACCCGGCAGGACCCGGAGAGACAACGGGGCAGAGAGATGAAGAGCCGTCGGACACTAGGGACCCGACCTGAACACGCAGGCGGCCGCGGGCAAGGCTGGCGCGTAGCCCCGAGAAGGTGACCAGGGTTCCCCCTGCGCCCCCGGACCACCTAAGCTGCCCTCACCGGGTGAACCCTGGGCCGCGCTTCCGCGTGGGGCGGCGCCGAACACCACAGGTCGGGCCGGGGCGGGCGGGAGTTGGGGGCGCTCACCAAAGTACACCTCCTTGTCGCACTTGGGGCACTTGGGCATGGTGGCGCCGGGTCCAGGTGGGCTGACTGGGCGGGAGCCGGCAGGAGCGCGGGACTGAGTGGGATCGGCGGGGTCCGTCCCTTTCAAGGACCCCGGGACCCCGCCCCTTTGGGACCCGCCCCAATGGTCCCGCCCCCTGAGTCCCGGACTTGGACCCGGAGGCCTTGATCCCAAGCCAACCAACTTAGAAAGGTCATCTGATCCACCCCCGCCTTGGGGCAGGGCCGGGGCCTAGCCGACGACAGAGCGTTGTCCAAGGGGCGCGGGGAATCCGTGGGGACTCACTGAAAGGGCGGGGCTGGAGCACCGGGGGGAGCCTGGCCCCTCGCCCAATGCTCGGGAATCGCCGAGTCCAGGACCTGGGGCAGAGGGCtccccaggaggagggaggagcacCCATTCCTAGCCCCAGATATGCCACTTGCCGGagccggggagggggcaggtcacgttcaaaatgcaaataaatgcaaACTAGCGTGCAGAGCCCCTCCCCGCATACTTTGACTCGGGCCTTTCCCAGATAGAGGCCTGGGGACACCCGGCAGGGCAGTTTCAGCCTGGTAGCCCTCCCACAGGAACTCCCCTCGGCCTTCACCACTCGCGGGGCCGGGAGGCCTGCCCGTCCCAGCCCCCTACTCCCTCGGGACTCGCCGGTCtccaccagccccaccccagccctaccCCGGGAAGTCCATCGGACCGCAGCGGGAACGTCCCCGGGGAATTTGGAAGAGGCGACTCCGGATGGCGGGGCTCCCACTTTCTCCGGGAGGACAGCCGCAGGCTCGGGAGCCTGCGGTTTGCGGCGGGGGAAGGTGACACCCAGGCGGTCTCAGAGGTGCCGGGCCGGCGCGGGGAAGAGGTCCTTATCTCCGCAAGAGGCGTCTAGTACCGAGCGGTCCAAGTCCGCCTTCCAAGGAAGGCTGGGGCGGCCTCTCGCTTCCCCGGTGCCAGGCAGAGACCACGGACCCCACCCACCCTGGGAGTTCGGGAAGGGCTAGCGGGCTGGCGCTCTCGGGCTGCGAGGGTCCTCGGCCATCCTCAGCCAACCAGTGTGCAGTCTCCCGCAGGCGGCGGCgcggggtgggaaggggaagcgcgggggaggggcgggggagggcagggaggcggCTCGCATCTGCACCTTAGCCCAGGCTGAGGTGAGGCCTGGGTGGGGTTCTGGCCTCCATGCCCCTTCGGAAATCCTTGCCCTGTAGGGCATTGCCTGGCCTAACTCTCCTCCCTCCTGGTCACTGTCACACACTGGCCACCTCCCATTCCCTGTTGTGCAGAGGGGCTGTCCCCTCTCTCtgtggatcttctacctccctgCTTCACTGTGACCCCCAACGCCACACCCAGTTTCCTGGCTTCACCAGAGCCTGAGCTCCCAGCCCTCTCTCCATTCTGCACCCCTAACCTTTACCTCATCTCCCCTTGACACACCCATCTCCCAAAACAAAACGTCATCTCTGGTTCTGTCCAGGCCCTGTCCCCATGGAGGGTGCTGGAAACCATCCTCTGACAGGGCCCCAGAGCTTCTGACCGCCCCACAAAGGCCTTCAGCCCTGACAGCATGCAGTCACTCTGACCTCACCCTTCCTGAAGTCCACCTACCCACCATCGGACCAGCCTGGGCCTGGCactgggaagagggaggaaagccATGAGTGCTCCCATCCCAAAACCCCCACCTaacctgccctctgcctccccgACCAGGCCTGAGCTGGGGCGAGGCTGCGAGCTCCCAGGACCACAGTGCAGCCTCGGTTAGGGTAGCACACTGGACCCCACACTCCCACCTACCTGGGACTCCGTCTCTGAGGTTGCAGTTCTACCCTTGCCTGGAGCTCTGCAAGCCCTGGGACCCACAAGTTTCAGACCCTGTCCTGGTCCGCTCAGTGCCAGGCTGTCCGCTGCCCTCAGCAGGGGGTCGCCCACCCTGCTCTGGTGGgactccctgcctcctgcccacccACACCAGCCTGCTCTGGCCTTGGCATAGGGGCACCTTGGCATGGTTTCTGGAGCTGAGGCCACCAGCCCGACCaccctcaccacccccacccagccctgggTGTCTCCTTAGCCCGTGCCAGATGCAGCCAGGCCAGGCACTGCACAGGAGGGTAGTCCCAGCTTCCCTCATCTCCTGGCTGCATGATCCAGAGAGAGGCAGGACTGAGAGAAAGCTGGAGGGTGAAAGAGGGGGAGACGGGAGCATGGAGACACAGCCAGGGACAGACACATAGACATGGAGAAGCAGCAAGAGGGGAGGAAGGGCCCAGAGCCCTGGTGATGGAGAGGGGGGCAGGGGCACAGTATGCGGGCGGTGGAGGCCTCTCACAGCAGGTCCTGGGGCTCGGGCCACAGCCTGCACGTGCCACCTTGCAGATCCCTGAGAAGGCTGCCTGGGTGGGTGAGCTGGGCAGAGGTCAGCTCCACGGGGATGATGTGCTCAGGGGTGTGGTGAACCACGGGGTGTCTGCTAGTGTGGCTGGGATGGGGTGCCTTCGCACACATCTACATGTGAGTGTGTCCACCTGGATATCTCTGGAAGGCGGGTGCACGAGGCCCTTCTCAGAGCAGCAGCCTTCttgtgtttctgtgtttctgcCCAGCCCACACTCGCAGCTCCCCCAGGGCTCCcggggaggtggagaggtgagCCAGGCTCCGCCTCCCTTCCACCCACCCGGCCCCAGGGATGACCCCCCCCCTCCACAATGGGACTCCAGACCCGCCTGGTGCTGGGAGTCAGAGTGAGGACgagagcccccccccccgccaaaaaccAGGGTGATGACTCTCTTCCTGGCCTTCCCTGCTGTTATTACCGTTGCCATGCTCACAGCGTGCGCGGGTGTGGCGAGGATGCCAAGGGGGGGGCCAAGGGCCACGGGCGTCGGCCTCTGGTTGGTACACACAAGGTTTTTCCAGACACTGGACTCAGAGACGCACACACACTCCCTGAAACCCTCCCAAAGCTTCAGGCACAGACTGGCATGCCCTTCCAACTCCTCTGAGCTCCCCACCTATCCTGCCTGCCTGTGGGGGTAGGGACCCCTCAAGCTGCAGCCCCAGCATCCCCAGCTATGATGAGTGGACagctcctgcccaccccaccccgcccccgccatgGCCAGGCACACCCCCAAGTGAGGCTTGGCCAGGTGCCAGTCAGGGCCCTGACAGCCTCCCCAGAGACCCGGGCCCCACCAGGTGCAAGCTTCTTGCTTTCATCAGCTCACCTGGCCCAGGATGCACTTGTGGAAGAGGAGCACTGACCTGGCCCAAGGTCAACCTGACTGAAGACcaccaggggttggggggggccAGTTCAAGACCCAGATCTGCCCTGCCCGGCCCTGCATCCCTCCCCTACATTACTCTTTGGGGGCACTCGTGGCATTTGTGGCACGAACAAATGGTAGAAATGGAAGACCTGGTGAACCAGTCAGCGCGCCCCAGGGTGCAGCCCCCATTGCTGCCTGCCCCACGGCCCTGCACTCGTCTCCCTCCCAGCACTGGCCAGAGGGAGGTGCGGGGGCTGCGTCTGGAGTGTGACAGACAGAGTGGCCAGGACAGCTGGTTGCCCCAGGCTGCCTCTGCGCCCAGAAGGTCCACCCTGCACCAAGGTAGCGTGAGGGCATGCAGGGCCCTGAGACCTGGAGGAGGCCACTGCGGACTTCTGGCTGCCCGGCCAAGGCCACCTCCATCTGCTCACCCTCTATCTGAACACTCCCACGCCCTTGCCTGTTCAAGCTCCACCCAGACTCAGCTGGGGACCCAGCAGCAACCAGCCAGGTCCCTGCAGCAGAATTCTGGATGGAGAGGGCCTGAATGGGGCCCCACAGCAGGGCTTGGGCTCCAGACACCCGGAGAACCAGTCAAGGCAGAGGAATCCGCCTGCAGCAGGGAAAGTTCTGCTCCTCAGGGCCggctggcctccctgctctgccccaaTCCACTCCACTCCACACTGTGGTACTGGCCTCAGGCCTCTCTCCACCATCCTCGAAGCCTCCCAGCTGGTGCCCCAGTCTCCAGGACCCCTCCTCTGTGTGGACCTGCTGAGGGTTGTGGACAGGTGTAAGGATGTCCCCTGCTAGGGCTGGAGGCCAGCCGGGCCTGTCCCATGTTCCTGCACCCAGGTGCCTTGGGGAACTAACTTGTGCTCCAGGACACCCTCTGAGCCTGGGGACAGAGCTGGCTTCCCTGCCCCAAatccacccctccctgcccttcccccaggccCCGCTGAGTCACAGACATTCAGACATTCCCAGGGCCTATTTTTAGCAGCTTTTCTCTCAGGACCCCCTGGCTGCCCTGAGGTCCTGCCCCAGGGTGGCTGTGACGTGGTGGGGGGGACTGGGCTCTGATCCTTTCCACCAGGCctcagcctgggaggggtcctCTCCTCCCCTGGAAGCAGGAAAGGCATGCaaaggggctggggtggagggatgGGGGCATATACAACCTTGAAGTCCCTCAGGCAGCCCCACTCAGGGTCCACGGCTTGGCCAGATGGGTGCCTCTGCCTGCCTACAGCCACCCCAGGCTGAGCCTGGGTTCCAGAAATCTCTACATCCTGGGGACAAATCCCACGCAGTACCGCCTCAAATTCCAGCCTCACCAGTCCAGCAGCTTGGCGTGTTCATGGGCCCCAAATCCACCCACTGCCGCCAGCCAGACCCTGAGAAAATGTGCTGCCCACACCTGGCTGCGCTGGCCTCTAGCCAGTCCTTGCCTGGCCCAGCTCCCAACAGCTCAGAGCCAGGGTCACAGGCACTTGGTGATTTCTTGACACTCAGCCCCTGGGGCCACAGCCAGTGGCTGGTGAGCTGGTGCTTGGACTCAGGAACAGGAGAAAGTCATGCTCCCCCCAGTCATAAAGAAGTTCGGGGAGCCTATCCTGAGCTGGGTGGGGTCCTCAGGGAGCCgccagcaggggaggggctgcccagCACTGATACCGGGGGACAGGGGTGGAGACGGGGCCGGGGGTCACTGGCTCAGGGgaagctgggcagggctgggaggaagaTGCTGAAGGTCTAGGGTATGAGTCAGAGGATTCTGGGCCTCAGAGAAGTGAGGGCAGAGGGAGCTGCAGGCAGAGCAGGCCCGACAAAGATGACTGGCTGGGAGTACCAGCCAGGGCCCAGGTCAGAGATGGGGTACAAGGTGGGGCTTGGAGGGTCCTGGCAAGGAAGTGGGTAAGCCCGACCACGGAAGGTAGGGTTACTGCTGGGAAGCAGGGCGGTGGAGGAGGCCCGAGTGCTGCGCCCAGCCCTGGGGTTCTGGAGGGTAGGGAGATGGTTAGATGGCACCTTGGGGCCTCACTGGCTGGGCATGGGTTGGAGGACTAGGGGTGGAGGCCAGTCAGCGGGAGGTGGAGAAGGCGGCACACATGGATACAGGCgcccattccctcctcccctgcaCCTTGATGGGGCGCCCGAGGAAACACCTGGCTTGGGGGGAAGCTTCCGGGAGCTGGTGTCACCGAAGGAGCCCCGGCAGCGTAGGGCCAACCGCGGCCCCCACAGGCGGCACCCAGCGACCGCGCAGAGACCAGCAGTAGCGGCTCCGCCCCGGTTTCCATGACAACCCTTCGGAAACAAACACAGAGGCGCGGCACACTCAGCCTGCAGGAAACGAAGGGGTgaggagcggggggggggggggcacttcGTCCCAGGCTGGGCCCGGGCGATCCTCCCTCGAGGCGACACAGacacccctcacccctgccccctggCGACCCTTCATACAAGAATAGGCACCGCCCCTCTCCGGGTTTTGCGGGAAATCGCGTCTCCCTCCACGTAGCTTTCACTGGAGCCTCCCGAAGGAGGGCCCCGGCTGTGCTCTCAGCAGCCCCCCACCGCCTGGAGGGCAGGAATTTCCCATCTGACACCGTGAGCCCGCAGCGAAGGTGGGCCTAGGGGTGCTCAGGGAAGTCTGAATTTTTCCCCAAACACCCCCGAATAATAGAGCCTTGGCCTGGCGGCAGGAAGGCCGGgacggggggaggagggggagatgtCCCAGCTCCACCTCTGAGCGCACATCGCACTTGCCCGAACCTCCCCTCTGCCTAGGGTGGAAACAGGGCGCCCCTGGGGTACCTGCTCCATGCGCCTCCCACTCCCAGTGCAGGCCAACCCACCCTGCACATCCTGGCTGCACACCTGGCGCCAGCCAGGTGCGGGGAGACGCTGCTGTGGCCCACGCTGGGCGCCTGGACTGGCCAGGAGGAGGGTGCCCTGGCACTGCGGACACCTGACACCAGACACCGGAGCCGGCCGCTCCACCCCAGGGACACCGATGGCTGCTCGAAGGACAATGGGCCCAGCCTCCAGGCTGAGCTACGTCTGAGCCCGTGTACTGGACAGTGGGCCGCAGAGTggcctgtgccaagggctggggtgCCCAGAGCTGGCCTTGGAGAACAGGGCACATGGGGAGACGGCCACCTATGGTGCTGAGCACAACGGCCCAGAAGTGACCAGGCCCGGATGACCGTggctccagggagggagaggcgTCTGGGGGTGTGGTGCTGGAAGcaggccaggggaggggctgagcggtggaggggagggctgcAGGGTTCTGTCTCGGCGCCCAGAGTGGGAGAGAAGGGGCGCCCTCTGGTGGGCTTCCCAGGAGCGGCAGTTAAAGAGAAGGCGGACACGGAGCCAGGGTCTTCCCCGAGCTGCTGAGGGCTCCTGGGGAGGCCAGAGGTGGCTCCACTAACATTGCAAACCCAGCTGCAGGCATGCTGGTCGCACAGGAGCACCCAGGCCCCTAGGCCCCTCCTTCAGACTGCCCACATTTTGTCCCTGGGCCTCCCCACCAAGGCCGAGTCAAGCCAACCACACTCACTCTCAGTCCTACAgtacccctctccccactcaaaCCCTCTGTACTTCCAGGCTCCTCCAGGGCTGAGGACCCATCTTGTCCCTGCCCACCCTTCACCTGCTCTTCCCCCTGCAGAGGAACCCTCTTCTGGTCACCTGTCCTCTGCCTCCACGAGCCATGACCCCTCCCTTGGGGGCTGATAGGTCCTGGCATCTCCTGGTTTTAGTGCCCACTTGTTGGCAGATCTGGGGACCAGGAGCACCTCAGGGGCCTACCCACCTCAGTGTTGCCACCACAGCCCAAACCAGAGCTTCTCTGCCGCCCACCCTCCCACGTACAGCCATCACCCTTGGGAACAGGTGGCACCCCACTGCCACCAGAAGCCGGGCCCAAGGATTTGTGGATGGCACAAAGGGACACCATGCTGGATTCATGTGCATCCCACAGTCACAGGCGGTGCTGGGTTGTGTGATCCTCAGAATCTTTTATTGGTAACAAAACTCCGGCAGTGGTCGTGAGGGCGGTGGGCGGGTGCGTGCGAGGCTGGGCGGGAGATGGCAGAGGGCTCCTGGTGGGGATGCCCTAAGCCCCTGGAACACTGTGAAGGCCGTGCTGCGGCTGTTACTGGTGACGGGAGCATAAATAACACTGTGGGGCAGGCGAGGGGCAGCATGAGGGGGGGAGTGGGAAGGCCACCTCAGGAAGACCCACCGTGGGCACGTGGGGCCCCCAGACACAGGCATGGAGACACATAGGGCCAGGAGGACACAAAAGAGGGTAAGGGTGGCCGGGGACACCCAGAGAAAACGGGTGGATGGGCCTCTGGAGGTTGCCCAGCGTGGCTGCCTCGGCCCCCAACACTCAGGCCCTGGACACGCAGGTGCCGAGGCAGGACTGGGCAGTGGTCACTCTCCCGACATAGCCAAGCAGTGGGCACTGGGCCAGGGGCCTGTGTGGATAGGCCCATGCCCCGCAGGGGGGCCCGGAGGCCTAGGGCTGGACTTTGCCCTCGGGGTCCTTGTCATAGATGTAGCTGCCCACGGCCCCGGTGTTCACTCCTGCAGAGACAGGAGGcaagggtggtggggaggggtggggaggagggccccTGCATCCCGGACCCTCTGACCACACTCACCCTTGGGTCCGAAAAGTATTCCATAGCAGGGCTTGTGGCAATAGGGCTGGCCATCGTGCTAGGGACAGGATGGGGGAGTGAGGCGGGGTCCACAGACTCCTCACTCCCCCCTCCTTCACACTTCCTCCTGGTCCAGGCGCAGGTTTCCCTGAATCGTCAAGCCCCAAAGCGGTGGCCAGGTCCGCTCACCTGGAGGATTAGCTGCAGGAGAGGACGGCGCCACGCCACCCACCATCTGCGCGCCCGCCGGCCTGCAGTCTGGCCACCAGGGAGCAGCCCCCACCTCCCGGCGCGGCCCCACCCTCggcgccccacccccgcccctcccgTCCAGCCGCCGCGGCGTGCGGCCTCTCACCTCCGCATGCCCGCCCGGGGTCAGCGTCTTCCCACAGCGCTCGCACCGCAGGCACGGCCGGTGCCAGTCCTTGCCCAGAGACGTCACCTTCTCGGCTGGGGACAGGCAGAGACGGTGAGGGGTGAGGGCCGgccgccaccccccacccccggtggagacctcccagggcctggggctgggggcggccACTCACCAAAGTACACCCTCTTGTTGCAGCGAGGACACATGTTGGGTTCCCCGGTGAACGTGGTGAcgctggaggctgggagggaggaggagtcaGGGCGCGACCGAGCCGCTCCGACGCCCCTCCCCCAGATAGGAGCTCACCCCACCTTTGCTGGGCCCCTTAGGGGGGCCGCTGGCCTTCCGCTCTTCAGCTCGGGCCACTGGCACCTCGATGGGGCCGGTGACCTGAGGTCTCTCAGCAGAGGGCTTCTCATAGATGTAGGAGCCGGCACCTCCGATGTTCACACCTGTGGGGTGGCAGTCCTTGTAGGGTGGGTGGCCAGTGGCCTTGTAGCAGCCACTCCCAACTTCTCAGAAAAAGGCCCCCACCCAGAGGGCGCCAGTGGGCTGCAGGAGGTTTCTGGGAAAGCCACTGAGGGTGGGTGCTGGACCTTCAAGAACGCGAGGGGCCGTCAGGGCAGGGCCAGCATGGACAatgggaggagaggctggggaggggggtgtccCACAGCCCCCAGCGCCCTGCCAGCCCCAAGTCTGGGCTGCGCGGAGGACCGACACTGGCCACTCCTCCCCGGTCCAGAGCAGATCGCGGCGGGGCTAGGGGTGGGGCTGGCTGGGCCCAGGCTCACCTTTGGGTCCAAACAGCGTGGCATAGCAGGGCTTGTGGCAGAACGGCTTCCCGTCGTGCTGGGCAGAGGGGCACGGGGTCAGGGCTGGCACCTTGGCCTGGGCGCCCGGGCTCCCCCGCCCAGCCcgggagtgggggcagggaggctcaCCTCGGCATGGCCCCCGGGGGTCAGTGTCTTGCCGCAGTGCTCGCACCTGAGGCAGAATCTGTGCCAGTCCTTGCCCAGGGAGCTCACCTTCTCAGCTGGGGCGGGAGGGGAGGTCAAAGCCAGAGGCCCCCGCCCTCCCACGCTCTGCCACCCCTTCTGTCCACCCCAGTCCTGGGCAGACCCCCTACCCTGCCCCCTTCATCCTCACCTGGGAGCAGTGGAGCCCACCCACCCTATGCCAAAACCACCGTCCGTTCCTCAGGGGTCCTGCTCTCCCTTTATGTCGCAGGCACCCTCCTCACCCTGGGTTACGGGCTGGAGTGGGCAACTTGTACAGGGTCCCAGCTCAAGCACCTGTGA contains:
- the LOC105079987 gene encoding cysteine-rich protein 1, encoding MPKCPKCDKEVYFAERVTSLGKDWHRPCLKCEKCGKTLTSGGHAEHEGKPYCNHPCYAAMFGPKGFGRGGAESHTFK
- the LOC105079986 gene encoding cysteine-rich protein 2 translates to MGSPAGGAGGAGEAAAAAARRQERVEDTGPAGARTMASKCPKCDKTVYFAEKVSSLGKDWHRFCLRCEHCGKTLTPGGHAEHDGKPFCHKPCYATLFGPKGVNIGGAGSYIYEKPSAERPQVTGPIEVPVARAEERKASGPPKGPSKASSVTTFTGEPNMCPRCNKRVYFAEKVTSLGKDWHRPCLRCERCGKTLTPGGHAEHDGQPYCHKPCYGILFGPKGVNTGAVGSYIYDKDPEGKVQP